TTCTGGTGTCATCGGTACCGGGGCACCTGTTGAAGTTTGGTTTGACATTGATATTTCTCCTTATAGTGCTTTTTCCAATCCGGGTAAGAAATAATCCTTAACAACGACTTCCCAACTCATCCGAGAAGCAATATCATAGCCTTCTCGAAGCATATCTTCTACATCACGAGGTTTGCGCGGCAAGCGTCCCAAGAGTTTCGCCGCGATGTCTCGGCTATTTTCCGTTTCAATCGCATTCCGTTCCGCCAAACCGATGTGAAGTACATCGTCCAACGATTTCGGCGGGATATGCAGTTGCGTATAGTCCGCGATAACGATATTTGGGACTTCACGATTGTCAGTGGCACGCTGAATGAAACCGCAACACCCACACACATTACTAACAACACAGATCGCACCAAAACTGAGAGGCTCGACCTGTGCAATTCCGAAGGGCTCATAAATGGACTGCCCGAATTCCGCGTCGCTACCTTTACGGATGTCCATGAATTCCATCTCGATTGGCATCCGTTTCCCACAAGCTGCCTGCGTCCAACCGAACTGATTGACAAAAACAACCTTAATCGCCTTAGACTGTAGATTGAAAGCAGAGACACCGTTATTCAATTCAATTTCTGCACCGACGAGATCCGGGTACCCGATTTTATGATACACGGGCCAGCCGTACGCTTCCTCCATCTCATGGATGCTTTCGTGCGGTCTGCCTGTCGCAATTTCTGTGGAAAGAATAAACAACACTGCTGTTTTATCGTTAGAAGTGAGGAGGGAATCGAGATGCATGAGTACTTGTAAATCGCGCCACAGTCCCTTACTTTTAACGAGCCGTGTCACGTGTGTAAAGACGTAATCGGGACGAAAATCCAACAGCGATTTCGCATACTTTTGGAGCAGTGCCTTTGAGGTCAGTTTTTCTTGGAGGCTCACCTCAAAAGCGGGGATGCCGTTGTAAACGAGATTAATCGGAAGGTCCTCGAACGACTTTGCCAAAAACCGGAGTTCATCTACGACAAGATCCCCCACAGCGAAAATCGTATCACAGAGGTGTGCTTTGTCGATTAACGCGTGCTTGAAATACCAAAACGGATCGTCAAACACATCGCGGATAGATTGTCCTTTTGCTTTTGCCTGCTCTAAGACGTTGTAAAAGCGAATATCGTGTCCCGGATGTCCCTCAACAATAGGACGTATCGTCGCCACTTCATGGGCGTAAAAGACGGTACGCATGTTTGCAGCGTCTTCATTATTGTTCTTTCGTTCAATCAGGGTTTTGAGGGCAAGCGGCATCCCCATAAATTCATGTGAGATGACGAATACCGGTGTCCTTGTCTTTTCACCGATAAGCACCTTCAGCGCGTCATACGCCGGTTCCGCAAGGCGAACATACTCTTCAAATTCCCATTCGCTCTCATACCGATTTGATTCAATGTTAAAATGCTCGTAGAGTTGCCATTTGAACTGCCCCGTCTGGGATTCATCACTGCTTGATACATTTACCAAGATGACATCGGTGAGCGTTGTAATTTGCTTATTTTTGTCCACAAACTGCCGTTGTCCGTAGACGAGTTCCACCTGATAGGTTTGCTCAATCTCACTGAAAGCACTTGCGTGCGGTGTATCTGTTATGCCTTCGCTTGCGCGATAAAGCACGGTGTCAAGTTCACCGAGATCAGCACCCGGAAAAAGCGGTCCGACGAGAATAGTGTGCTCGATCGCTTCGTTGTAACTGTGGGTTGTTAGCAGTCCTTCCAAAACTGCCCCGATGCCCCCCATTTTTTGGATGGCTTCGTGTGTGACGTGAACAACAATACTCAAATTTTTACCTCGTTTAGCGTTTTTTAACACCAGCTCGCGATAAGAATTCCGCGAGGGCTCCTCAAACAGATACCCACAGCCCCGTAGGGGATTTTGCTTGGGTATTTCTTCAGCATTTTTTTATTGACAGTAATTGATTCTGCGCCGGATTTTGTAGCACAAACTAAAAAATTATACTACAAAGATGGCAACCTGCATTATAGTACGGAAAATTATAGCACAATATCAGAAAAGGTGTCAAACAAGGCGGGTGTGTAAATCAGGGCATTTAGTTTTTCTTTATCTCACCCCAGAGCGTCGTCAACTTCCTGCGTGGTGAAACCGCCAACGCCCCTTCAATCCAATCGGGCCAGTTCTCATCACTTGTCTCCCGTGTCAACCGTCGTAATCCACGCGTCCCAAACGTATAGCGATAGAGGTTATAATTCGAGTTGGGTTTATCCAACCGTTTCAGTGCGAAAAGGACAGCACGGTCGTTTTCCATCCAACTCGCGCCTGCGATAAGAAAATTGTTGCCGAGTCGGTCATTAATATCGGTTATTTCCTGTTTCGTACCACCGATTCGTTGAACAATGAGCTGCAGGACATCACCCTCTTTAAACCATTTCGATTCATAAAAGAGGATGCGTTGCCCGTCTGCCGACCAACGCGGAAAGTACCTCAAAGTAGTTGGACCATCAAGTGGCGGATCTCGGAGAATAGGGCGTTGGTGCTGCCCATCCGCATCCATGACATAGATCGTTTTCGGAGCGATTCCGTTAACTCGGATAAACCGCTCAAAAGTCATCTGTGTGCCATCGGGTGACCAATCTGGCGCAGCGGACCCTACATCATCTGCGGCACCTGTTAACTGTGTGACAGCACCCGTCGCCACTTCCATGACGAACACCTCCCATGCTCCACTGCGGGTACTCGAAAAAGCGATGTATTGTCCATCAGGAGACCAGGACGGACCCGTATCGAGGACATTGTTATGGGTGAGGCGTTTCGGGGCTGTGCCGTCTGCGTTCATAATAAACACCTCTGCCGTGGTTTGGCTTTTCGTCTTGTCCATGAATCGGGTAAACGTGATTCTTTTGCCATCGGGCGACCACCGAGGATAACGGTGTGTTGCTTGCGTGCTGTGTGTGAGCCTGCGTCTACGGGATCCGTCATCCGCCATGACGTAAATATCACCATCAACACAAAACACGATCTTCGCGTCAACAGAAACTGTCGTACCAGCCAACAAAAGCAGACAGCAAGTGAAGAAAAAACTTATTGTGCGTGAGCGCAAAGCGTTGTTTTCATAGTTCATCTGTTGGTACCTCCTGTGAGGCGTTACAACCTTTATTTAGCATTTAGCAAGTTCTGTGCCAATCTAATAATGCTATACTGGAGGCATTTCCTATAAAATCCAGGGAGGGCACTGCACAAAATAGGGCATTCTTTAAACTCGATTGCACGAAATGGGGCGTACTTGATAAATTAAAGTCAATCTGTCCAGACGAGATGATTTTCAAGTCTCGTAGGTGTTTTTGCTTGGTGTTTTTGCTTGGGTGTTTCTGCGGATTTCCCTTAGGTTGAATGACGTTGAGAAGTCGGATGTTGATATGCCAAACACACCTGAAAACGAATATCCCACCATATCTATTCATGAACGCAGTGAAACCCAACTTTACACTTCTTGAATCCAATAAATCCTACTTCAGACAAATGCTTCGTCAAAAACTTTACACACCCAATTTTTTCTTTGCTCTTGACAACGCCGCCGAATCCAACTACAATATATATAGCCAAGCACAAAAACAGGGGAATAGTTCCTCAATAAACGCAACCCGTACAATCGCTGGCGAGGGAGTTTTGCTTGGGATGTTTTGCCTGGGTATTTCTGCGTATTGCTTGGGTATTTCTGCGTATTTCTGCTAATATCCTCGCCTTCCCGCAATGTCCAATTTCTTTAGGAGGTAGAAATGTTAGATAATATTGGAAATGTAGCCGGTGCTATATGGCACTATCTCGAAATTAACAACGAAGCCAGCGTTACGAAATTAACACGCGAAATCGGTGAAAACCAACGTACAGTGCTGATGGGTGTCGGTTGGCTCGCCCGCGAAGGAAAATTAGATTTTGAAAAACGAAAACAGGGCATCTATGTCACACTAAAAACACAACAATTGGACGCAGAAGTCGCATAGATTTCGGAAGGAGAACGGATTAGATGAAGCCACTTCGTCAGTTAACAGTGGTGCCGACATTACCCTCAAATCTTGAACCTCTGCGTGAACTTGCCTTAAATCTCTGGTGGACCTGGGATCGTGAAGCTCTGGGTTTATTTCGTCATCTTGATACCGCATTGTGGGAAAAAACGTATCACAATCCGGTCGCGATGCTCGGGCAAATCTCCCAAGAACATTTGGACACTGCCGCAAAAGACAGCGTGTTCCTTGCACGCCTTGAAGTCATCCACAAAAAATTTAAAGAATACCATAACACCCCTTCATGGTTTGAGACAGATCACAAGGATGGGACGCTCGACAATCTAAAGATTGCCTATTTCTCAATGGAGTATGGATTGACTGAGTGTATGCCGCTCTACTCCGGTGGCTTGGGAGTCTTAGCGGGCGACCATTTGAAATCCACGAGTTATCTCGGTCTGCCCTTTGTCGCAGTCGGGCTGCTCTATCAGCACGGTTATTTCCGTCAGACGCTCACAGCAGATGGCTGGCAAATGGCAGATTACCCAACAAATGACTTCTACAATATGCCCATCCAACCAGCGAAGTGTGCTGATGGGACACGACTGTTAGTAGAGGTTGCGTATCCAGAAGGTAAAGCGTTCGCCAAAGTCTGGTATGCCCAAGTCGGACGTGTGCCCTTATACCTACTCGACACAAATATCCCTGAAAATCAGAACGAGGAGTTACGAAGTATAACGGATTACCTGTACGGCGGTGACGAACGCCTCCGCATCAAACAGGAGATTCTGCTGGGTATCGGTGGATACCGTGCCTTGACTGCGCTTGGCATCCAGCCCACCGTCTGTCACATGAATGAAGGGCACGCTGCATTTCTCGCAATTGAGCGCATCCGACAACTAATGCTGGAGACAGGTATCCGCTTTGAAGAAGCCTGTGAAGCCACGAAAGCCGGAAATATCTTTACGACGCATACACCCGTTCCGGCAGGTATTGACTGGTTTCCACCCGATTTGGTTAATCATTACTTCAGTGGTTACTATCGAGAACTCGGCATTTCTGCCGACATCTTCCTCGGTCTTGGTAGAGCAAATCCTGCTAATACCCACAGTGAATTCAGTCCCGCGCTCCTTGCACTACGACTTGCGGCAATGTGCAACGGCGTGAGTCAGTTGCATGGACACGTCTCCCGCGAAATGTGGAAGGACCTTTGGCAGGGCACACCTGTGCATGAGGTGCCGATTGGTGCGATTACAAATGGAATCCACACCCGCTCTTGGGTCTCCGGCGATATGCAAAGTCTCTTTGACAGGTACCTCGGTCCGCGTTGGATTGTTGAGCTTACGAATCAAGCCGTCTGGACACAGATTTCACAAATTCCGGATCCTGAGTTGTGGCGGACACATGAACGCCGGCGCGAACGCCTTATCACATTTGCACGACAACGGCAGGAGCAGAAGCATGTGCTCGGTGGTGCTGTTTCCAAACGTGCTGGGAAGAGCGAGAACGTTGCAACGAAGATTCTCAATTCGGCGGCACTAACAATCGGGTTCGCACGCCGATTTGCAACCTATAAGCGCGCAACCTTACTCTTCCAAGATGTTGACCGCCTTGATAAGATTCTGAACCACCCAGAACATCCTGTCCAGCTCATTTTTGCCGGTAAGGCGCATCCGCACGATTATGAGGGGAAATTGCTCATTCAGCGTATCTCTCGTATCGCAGCGGAGCCACGGTTTTATCACAAAATCGTCTTCATTGAAAACTATGATATCTGTGTTGGACGTTATCTTGTTGAAGGTGTCGATGTCTGGCTCAACAACCCCTTACGTCCGAATGAGGCGAGCGGCACAAGCGGCATGAAGGCCGCGGCGAATGGTGCTCTTAATCTCAGCATTGCAGATGGCTGGTGGGCAGAGGCGAATCATTTGGGCGGTGGCTGGACAATTGATGCCGGTCCTATCACTGAAGACGCAAAGTCCACTGACAAAGCACATGCCAATGCTATTTATGAACTCCTTGAAAAGGAGATTGTGCCCCTCTTTTACCAGCGTAACTCTGTTGACGACGTGCCGTACGAGTGGGTCGCTCGGATGAAGGCTGCGATGCAAAATCTTGCCCCTATTTTCAATACGAAACGCATGGTGGCGGAGTACGCAGAGCAATTGTACTTTCCAGCGCATCGGCGTTGGCAATGCCTCAATGAAGCAGGCGGAAAGCGCAGTGTTGCCTTAGCTCGCTGGAAGACACATATCCGTGACCATTGGAGTGATCTGCGAATTGAGGAAAGGCAGCCCGATACTGCGGCTGCTGTTGTTCAAAATCCTGAGTTGGGTGTCGGTGAATCCACAACGGTGCAGGCGGTCGTCCATACCGATGTGTTGTTTCCACACGAACTTGCTGTCCAGATTTACCACGGTGCGTTGGATGAGGTGGGTGAAATTCACAACGGGAATGTTAGCCCGATGGAATACCAAGCTGACCTTGGTGGTGGGACCTATCTCTTTGAAGGGACATTCACCGTGAAGCAGACAGGGTTGCACGGCTATACCGTCCGTGCCTTACCTCACCATGAGGATTTGCAATCTCCGCATGAACTTGGGCTCATAACATGGGCATAAAGGTATCTTAGGAGCTTGATCCTATAGTAAAGCGTTTGTTTTCGTGTTGCCCAAAACTATTTCTAAGCGTATAATAAGAGTAGGTAGCTTGAAACGAAGCGGAAAGCGGATATACGGGAAGGAACGAGAAGTTTTGAACCGACCTGACCGAACCGCAAGGAATAATTAAAAAGTGGATAGAACAGCAGAAATTAACCGCGAAACAGCAGAAACCCGTATCCGACTCCGCCTTGACATTGACGGAACAGGAACATCCGATATTAATACCGGGGTTGGATTCTTAGATCACATGTTGGAACTCTTTGCCAAACATGGCTTCTTCGATTTGGAGGTCGAAGCGAAGGGGGATTTACATGTGGATGCGCACCACACGACCGAGGATGTCGGCATCTGTTTGGGGCAAGCTCTCCAAAAGGCGGTGCTGGACAAAGCAGGAATGCAGCGGTTCGGTAGTTTCAGTGTTCCAATGTATGAGTCCCTCGCTAAGGTTGACTTGGATGTCTGCGGACGTCCCTATCTCCACTTTGAAACACCACTTCATTACGGCAAAGTCGGCGATTTTGATAGTGAACTTGCAGAAGAATTTTTTCACGGGTTTGTGAACCATAGTGGTACAACTTTGCACATCAACGTCCCTTACGGCACGAATCAGCACCATATCATTGAAGGGATCTTTAAAGCAGTCGCGAAAGCGTTGCATGTTGCTACACGCCTTGATGAACACATCACGGGTGTCCTGTCCACCAAAGGAAGTTTATAGTTACCAGTTTTAACCATCAACTCGTGCTTTAACATTTATAACGGAGTCGAGTTGATGGTTAAAGTTAAGAGAAGCTCCTGTAACAATTTACGTACGCTTGGCATTCGCTGGACGCGGATGATTTTGCCAAACAGTCTCTTAACTGAAAACCAAGAACCGAGAACCATTAAAAGGAGCACGTTTATGAGTAACGGAAACGTTATTGCAGTTATTCTTGGAGGCGGCCGCGGCACACGTCTGTTTCCGTTAACACGGGACCGGGCGAAACCGAGTGTCCCGATCGCAGGCAAATTTCGACTGGTGGACATACCGATTAGTAATTGCCTACATTCAGGACTGGAGAAAATCTATGTCTTGACCCAGTTCAACTCCGTCTCCTTGAACCGACATATTGCACAAACATACCGCTTTGATACATATCGCCGCGGGTTCGTCCAAATCCTTGCAGCGCAACAGACACTGATGGGCGAAGAGTGGTATCAAGGAACAGCAGATGCCATCAAGCACAATGAGCCTTATATTCTCAACCCACGGTTCGCAGACGATTATGTTCTGATTCTTGCCGGTGATCATCTCTATCGGATGGATTATCGCAAAATGCTCGAGGTTCACACCGAATCCAATGCAGCAATCACCGTGTCTGTTATTCCAGTGAAAAAAGCGGATACAAGTGGACTCGGTATTCTTCAGGCGGATGCGGATGGACGTATCACTGACTTCGTTGAAAAACCGCAAACCGAGGAGGAACTCCATCGTTTACGTGTTGAACCCGAAGTCTTTACTTCGCGTGGTATCAAGCCACACGGTAGGGAATACATCGCCTCAATGGGAATTTATATCTTTAATCGCGATGTCCTTCAAGAGGTACTTCGCGATGACTCCAACGTGGACTTCGGCAAGGATATTATTCCGAAGAGCATTCAGACGCGTCCGGTTTCTGCTTACTTTTTCGATGGTTATTGGGAGGATATTGGTACGATCCGTTCTTTCTATTCTGCGAATATCGCGCTTACCGATACCTCACCGGCGTTCAATTTCTACGATGAACAGGCACCCATTTATACCAACCGACGGCATCTACCCAGTACAAAGGTCAATAGCAGTAGTGTCCGTTCCTCAATCCTCGCTGAAGGGTCTATCATTGATGATTCGGAGATTGACAGGACGATTGTCGGTATCAGGAGTATCATTTCTAACCGCAGTCGGATTTACCAGTCTGTGCTTATGGGAGCGGACTACTACGAATCTGACGAGTTGCGAGCCGAGAACGAAAAGTCAGGCATACCCAATATCGGCATCGGTCGAAATTGTCTGATTCAGAATGCAATCATTGACAAAAATGCGCGTATCGGTGATAATTCGGTACTTGTCAACCGGGAAGGGATTGATAATCACGACGGCAAAAGCTACCACATTCGGGAGGGGATTGTTATTGTTCCAAAGGATGCGACGATACTTCCCGATACCGTCGTTTAATCTATAACCTTGAATTTCACGGTCAAGGTTGTTTAACACGGAGAATTTCTGATGTACAGGATACTAACATTTCTGGTCTTAAGTCTATTTTCACTAACGCATTTTATGGCGATTCATGTCGTGGCATTAGATACGGACGGTCTTGTCGGTGTATGGTTATTGGATGAAGGCAAAGGGGAAGCCGTTAAGGATTCCTCCGGTAACGGATTGGATGGAAAAATAGCGCAAGGCAAGCCGAAGTGGGTTAAAGGCAAGTTTGATGGTGCGATGGAATTCGGCGGATCGGATATGGTAACGGTTGATGATGATGACGCACTTGACTTGGAGGAATTCACAATTGCCGCATGGATAAATATCCCGAAAGTCTCTGGAGCGTGGCAAATCATCGCTTCCAAAGAAAACCGCAATCCGACCGGGAGAAACTATGGACTCTTCGGTCATATTAACACCGGAGTTATCCATTACTCTTTCACAACAAACTCCGGATGGAAATCCTTTGATGCCAAAACCGTTGCAACCGATGGTGAATGGCACCATGTGGCAGGCACTTATGATGGCTCTGACTTCAAATTCTATCTTGATGGAGGTATCGATGCACAAGTGTCGCCAGGGACAAAACCCGACAACCACGATAATTTTCTTTTTATCGGTGGGTGCAACATCGGTAACTATTGGATGACAGGCACTATTGACGAAGTGGTGCTTTATGACAGAGCGCTCAGTGAGAAGGAAATCAATGAATTAATGGAAGATGGGATGGTCGTTACGTTAGAAGTTCAACCCGGTGGGAAACTGGTGACGACTTGGAGTCAGATTAAAGCACAAGCCACTCGGTAGATTCTAAGACATAAGGAGAATGTGCTCACACTATGTCTGAAGTAAGACAACAGTTACTTGTACTGCATCTGCACACACCCGACTTAAATAGCGGTGTTGTCGCTTGGGCAATGTACGATGGTACAGGTGAAAAACGACATACAACGGGTGACAGCGAGACACCGCCCTATAACTCGGTTGTGGAAGCGATGCGAGACGGCTGGCGGGTCATTCAGTTTCCGCAACAATTTCCTGCCTATCCCGGTATGGAATATCATACCTCATATCTCAGGTTTGAGTATATCCTTGAAAAACTCGTGAAGTTAACCGAATCTTGAAACCCCTTCGATCGAAAAAATTGACGAAGGAGAGGAACATCATGAGATCAGTAATCGCTGGACTAACTATGTTTCTTTTAACTTTTTCTGCTATGGCAGGAACGTTTGTGGAAACATTTAATGGGAGGAAGCTTGATGGATGGGAGCAACTCATCCAGATGGATTTTGAGGCTAACCCCGATTCTTGGGAAATTATTGATGGAGAACTTCAGGGAACAAACCGTGGTGGATTTTTGCGTTTCCTAACCATGGGTGATGAAAAATGGCGCAATTACACTATAGAATTTGATGTCAAGCCGCTCCAGAAACATGGTGCTGGGAGTATTGGGATTGCTGCGCGGGTCCAAGGATCCAGTGGGATAGTTAGTATGATTGGGGATGCCCCTTTCCCTTTACATGAGGATGGATCACATGTGGTCTGTTTTGGCGGCGCTTTTCACGACAATAAATTTTGGGTTTTCGGCTCTGAAGTCAACTCATCGTTGAAGTTAAGAAAATGGTCTACAATGAAGTTCCAAGTAGATGAAAACGTGTTCACCTTCTGGATGAATAATAGGCAAGTTTTAAAAGCCAGAGATAAGTGGGTTGATAATAAGCAAGCTCTAAAAGTCAGAGATGA
The window above is part of the Candidatus Poribacteria bacterium genome. Proteins encoded here:
- a CDS encoding glucose-1-phosphate adenylyltransferase; translated protein: MSNGNVIAVILGGGRGTRLFPLTRDRAKPSVPIAGKFRLVDIPISNCLHSGLEKIYVLTQFNSVSLNRHIAQTYRFDTYRRGFVQILAAQQTLMGEEWYQGTADAIKHNEPYILNPRFADDYVLILAGDHLYRMDYRKMLEVHTESNAAITVSVIPVKKADTSGLGILQADADGRITDFVEKPQTEEELHRLRVEPEVFTSRGIKPHGREYIASMGIYIFNRDVLQEVLRDDSNVDFGKDIIPKSIQTRPVSAYFFDGYWEDIGTIRSFYSANIALTDTSPAFNFYDEQAPIYTNRRHLPSTKVNSSSVRSSILAEGSIIDDSEIDRTIVGIRSIISNRSRIYQSVLMGADYYESDELRAENEKSGIPNIGIGRNCLIQNAIIDKNARIGDNSVLVNREGIDNHDGKSYHIREGIVIVPKDATILPDTVV
- the glgP gene encoding alpha-glucan family phosphorylase, which codes for MKPLRQLTVVPTLPSNLEPLRELALNLWWTWDREALGLFRHLDTALWEKTYHNPVAMLGQISQEHLDTAAKDSVFLARLEVIHKKFKEYHNTPSWFETDHKDGTLDNLKIAYFSMEYGLTECMPLYSGGLGVLAGDHLKSTSYLGLPFVAVGLLYQHGYFRQTLTADGWQMADYPTNDFYNMPIQPAKCADGTRLLVEVAYPEGKAFAKVWYAQVGRVPLYLLDTNIPENQNEELRSITDYLYGGDERLRIKQEILLGIGGYRALTALGIQPTVCHMNEGHAAFLAIERIRQLMLETGIRFEEACEATKAGNIFTTHTPVPAGIDWFPPDLVNHYFSGYYRELGISADIFLGLGRANPANTHSEFSPALLALRLAAMCNGVSQLHGHVSREMWKDLWQGTPVHEVPIGAITNGIHTRSWVSGDMQSLFDRYLGPRWIVELTNQAVWTQISQIPDPELWRTHERRRERLITFARQRQEQKHVLGGAVSKRAGKSENVATKILNSAALTIGFARRFATYKRATLLFQDVDRLDKILNHPEHPVQLIFAGKAHPHDYEGKLLIQRISRIAAEPRFYHKIVFIENYDICVGRYLVEGVDVWLNNPLRPNEASGTSGMKAAANGALNLSIADGWWAEANHLGGGWTIDAGPITEDAKSTDKAHANAIYELLEKEIVPLFYQRNSVDDVPYEWVARMKAAMQNLAPIFNTKRMVAEYAEQLYFPAHRRWQCLNEAGGKRSVALARWKTHIRDHWSDLRIEERQPDTAAAVVQNPELGVGESTTVQAVVHTDVLFPHELAVQIYHGALDEVGEIHNGNVSPMEYQADLGGGTYLFEGTFTVKQTGLHGYTVRALPHHEDLQSPHELGLITWA
- a CDS encoding winged helix-turn-helix domain-containing protein is translated as MLDNIGNVAGAIWHYLEINNEASVTKLTREIGENQRTVLMGVGWLAREGKLDFEKRKQGIYVTLKTQQLDAEVA
- the hisB gene encoding imidazoleglycerol-phosphate dehydratase HisB, which encodes MDRTAEINRETAETRIRLRLDIDGTGTSDINTGVGFLDHMLELFAKHGFFDLEVEAKGDLHVDAHHTTEDVGICLGQALQKAVLDKAGMQRFGSFSVPMYESLAKVDLDVCGRPYLHFETPLHYGKVGDFDSELAEEFFHGFVNHSGTTLHINVPYGTNQHHIIEGIFKAVAKALHVATRLDEHITGVLSTKGSL
- a CDS encoding LamG domain-containing protein, with product MYRILTFLVLSLFSLTHFMAIHVVALDTDGLVGVWLLDEGKGEAVKDSSGNGLDGKIAQGKPKWVKGKFDGAMEFGGSDMVTVDDDDALDLEEFTIAAWINIPKVSGAWQIIASKENRNPTGRNYGLFGHINTGVIHYSFTTNSGWKSFDAKTVATDGEWHHVAGTYDGSDFKFYLDGGIDAQVSPGTKPDNHDNFLFIGGCNIGNYWMTGTIDEVVLYDRALSEKEINELMEDGMVVTLEVQPGGKLVTTWSQIKAQATR
- a CDS encoding DPP IV N-terminal domain-containing protein; amino-acid sequence: MNYENNALRSRTISFFFTCCLLLLAGTTVSVDAKIVFCVDGDIYVMADDGSRRRRLTHSTQATHRYPRWSPDGKRITFTRFMDKTKSQTTAEVFIMNADGTAPKRLTHNNVLDTGPSWSPDGQYIAFSSTRSGAWEVFVMEVATGAVTQLTGAADDVGSAAPDWSPDGTQMTFERFIRVNGIAPKTIYVMDADGQHQRPILRDPPLDGPTTLRYFPRWSADGQRILFYESKWFKEGDVLQLIVQRIGGTKQEITDINDRLGNNFLIAGASWMENDRAVLFALKRLDKPNSNYNLYRYTFGTRGLRRLTRETSDENWPDWIEGALAVSPRRKLTTLWGEIKKN
- a CDS encoding DUF1080 domain-containing protein; translation: MRSVIAGLTMFLLTFSAMAGTFVETFNGRKLDGWEQLIQMDFEANPDSWEIIDGELQGTNRGGFLRFLTMGDEKWRNYTIEFDVKPLQKHGAGSIGIAARVQGSSGIVSMIGDAPFPLHEDGSHVVCFGGAFHDNKFWVFGSEVNSSLKLRKWSTMKFQVDENVFTFWMNNRQVLKARDKWVDNKQALKVRDEFVQFQTGGVGLVISGYTARFDNMVITGKDISNQGQFSVTPQAKLATTWGSLKGF